GCCAGGGTCATCTGACCCAGCGCTGTCACAAAGTTGGCACACCAGAAGAACAGGAAGACGTTGTAGAACTGCAGGCCAATCAGGTACTTGTGGTAGACCGTCTCTCCACCGTAGAAGGCAAACAGACACTTAGAGTCTGGGCACTCCGCCTTCATACTGGAGGTGCTGAAGTtctggaggagacaggtagagAAGAATCAACAGTTGACATTCTATCCATTGTATACACTTTTATCATGGAGGTGATCCGATGGTTCAATATCTCTCAAATTAAGATCAGGTTATTAGATGTGACGTATTGCATGGGCTAACGGAAAAGCAGGACTCACAGCTGGCTCGCAGATTTTCCTCGAGTGATCGCAGGCCGTCTCATTGAACACCTTATAGATGGGCTGATTGGAGGTGGACAGGAACCTGGCCAGAGGCTGTCAAGGACTACAGTATGACCCAGAGAACTACAAATCCCAGCAAGTACACATCAATCATTCAGAAGAGCATGTTGAGTTACTCAAGCCTATGAGTCATTTTTCTCCAAACATGAAGGATACACAGCGGTGACGGCCCAGTAGGCGATGACAATGGATAAGAGGGCAAAGGTGAACAAGGGGTAAAACAGGGCTGACATCACATACCCAATGGCCCTGTAAACAAAACATCACAGTTTAGCACTAGAAAGGTCTTATCCACCATCTATGTATTACGTCCCCATTTAAACCACAATGATCTAGCATTCAATGATCCATTTCCCATCCAATCCCATTAGAAATGGCTGTAAGTGCAGAGAGCACTCCCATTTCCTGACCTGCTGGCTTCTTTGATGAGAGCGATAGCGATGAGGATTCTATTCCTGAGGAAGATGAGCAGCAAAATGATGACAACCTCCACAATGGCCAGAATAATAACTAAAGAGAACGGGAGAGAGAAAAGGCATACAAACAAATGGAGAATTCAGTCACGGCCATTTATACAGGAATCCTAGTAGTCCTTAGTATCAGTTTATGCTTGCAATAACACTGCAATGCATTATATCTAAGGGTTTATAAAAGTTACCTGGCTAACATTGATCCTGCTTCATGATATACAGTATAACTCTAATGTAATGGCCCAGGTGTATACCTCCTGAGCCACACTAGCTGTAAGGTTGAGAGAAGATTAGTGGGGAGACTTACTGAAGGCCAGCCAGGTCTGTCTGATATGCAGGTAAACAGAGAAGTCTGTCTGGAAGCCCAGGTCCTTTAGAGTGACATTAGAGCCTGCCTCTGACTTCAGGCTAACATACTCCATGGAGCAGTGGAAGATGCCTGTGGTGCAATACAGAGCATGGCCACAATAGGAAAGTACAGCATTTAGATAGAGAGATGGGAAAGGGACACAGGAGATGGCTTTGTTGATTATAGAGTTCATAGAGACATGAACATTaagaaacaacaaaaaaatgggaCTACTGTTGAACTGGTCTTTACCGTATCCAATGACCAGAATCACCATGACGATCATGACCCACACCATGATCCCGGCCAGGAAGCGCAGGAGGACGATGAAGAGGAGACTGATGAGCATGGCAATCACCAACCCTCTGAACCCCGACACAAAAACAGACTTTAGTGGCTACGTAACTGACTCTGTGCTGATCAAGTGCTTTGGAATTCAGTGTGAATGCATTACTACACAATAGTGTCAAAGGGAAGATGCTGACTTACATTAGGATCCAGTACCAGGACTGGGTGTAATCCTCAAAGATCTTCATGGCCACTTGTCGAGCCTCAATGACCACTGTGGCATTCCTATAGAAGAAAATACAGTGACCAATGCTGATTGTAGATGTAGCACTAGCACTCATCACAGGAAAACACCATGCAAATTCTATGGACTCACTTGACCCCCGCCACCAGATCTTTGGCATCTCTAATGTTCCCCTCCCCGTCATCAAACTTGGAGTTATTTCCCACGGTGATCTCCCCTCCCTTCTTCTGGCCCAGGGCAGGGAAGCACCTACGGGTGACTGGAAGAAGAGGAAGGGGGGTGAAGGAGAAGACACAGGACAATGAGGGAGTGCAGTAAAACAATGTCTTTCACTTTTTTCAAATTCCAGAAATGTGGAGGATGGGCTGGCCAGATGGAGGGTTGGGGAGTTTGACTCAGAGGAACGGAAGAAGGGCAGGTAGACAGGATAGGGGAGCAAAAGAGACTAGAGCCGTACTTACAGGGTTTACTTGGCGTCAGCATGGCAGGACACAGGCCAGAACTCAGGATCTGTGTTACAGTCTAAAACACACATGAACAATCAGAACTTAGGATCTCAACCATTGGTGCGGCAACGTATATTCAAAGTTTGAATTGTTGACACTAAACTGCCACTGGGAACACTATTGTTGTAGAACAAAACACGGTCACATTCTTCACATTTAATTGACATTGTCATCCATGTTGATTTTGGAAAACTACTACGCCACCTATCTCAGATTCCTCTTCACATGCTACTCACCAGCCCCTCTAGACCCTCCTTGCAGAAGTTCTTATAATACTTAAAGTCCTCTTTATTGGCGTAGGCCTTCAGGAGCGTCATGAACTTATCAGGGCATTTCTCCACACACATCTGATGGCAAAAGAAATGTCACCATGAGACAAGATAATACAAGTGCATAGGCATACATAAATAACATGGCGTTCAAGAATGTATCAACTGAAAACAAAGGTTCAGGTCACCTGTGTGGTTGGGCACTGGAACTCCAGCAGCACCATGGGACTGGCACACTTCATGATGTTGAAGTAGAACAGCAGGGGCTTCgtcctacaatacacacacaaccaGTTGTTCAGAGAACAAGAGCAGGTTTAAAGAGAGTGAATGCCCAGGGGGAGAATGATGGAGACAATCAACACATGTGAGTGTTAGTGATTGTCTGTTATGTATTCCACTGTGCATGTATGGTGAGGGCAGAACTTACTCCAGAGGAGTGCCTGCCTGCCCACAGAACTGTCCTCTGCTGTCTGTGGGGTAGATCACCTTCCTGGGGTCtccctgggaccaggctaggggaGAAGGGCACCATCAACAACAAAGAAACAATCAAATACCAGACATCTTTAACACACAGACATGCTTTAGGTGAGCGGCACTCAGAGACAAAGC
Above is a window of Salmo salar chromosome ssa03, Ssal_v3.1, whole genome shotgun sequence DNA encoding:
- the LOC106601353 gene encoding choline transporter-like protein 2 isoform X4 produces the protein MPEQPYYGKNGEPKKYDPTFKGPIYNRGCTDIVCCILFIICILGYVAVGILAWSQGDPRKVIYPTDSRGQFCGQAGTPLETKPLLFYFNIMKCASPMVLLEFQCPTTQMCVEKCPDKFMTLLKAYANKEDFKYYKNFCKEGLEGLTVTQILSSGLCPAMLTPSKPFTRRCFPALGQKKGGEITVGNNSKFDDGEGNIRDAKDLVAGVKNATVVIEARQVAMKIFEDYTQSWYWILIGLVIAMLISLLFIVLLRFLAGIMVWVMIVMVILVIGYGIFHCSMEYVSLKSEAGSNVTLKDLGFQTDFSVYLHIRQTWLAFIIILAIVEVVIILLLIFLRNRILIAIALIKEASRAIGYVMSALFYPLFTFALLSIVIAYWAVTAVFLSTSNQPIYKVFNETACDHSRKICEPANFSTSSMKAECPDSKCLFAFYGGETVYHKYLIGLQFYNVFLFFWCANFVTALGQMTLAGAFASYYWALVKPDDMPAFPIFSSLGRSLRYHTGSLAFGSLILSIIQIIRVLLEYIDHKLQGTQNKCTKFLLCCLKCCFWCLEKFIKFINRNAYIMVAIYGKNFCTSAKDAFFLLMRNMIRVAVLDKVTDFLLFLGKLLIVGLVGIFAFFFFSGRVKAFENTAPNLHYYWVPILTVVVGSYLIAHGFFSVYAMCVDTLFLCFLEDLERNDGSVERPYLMSDRLLRVLNKKNKPEPAE
- the LOC106601353 gene encoding choline transporter-like protein 2 isoform X2, with product MELEGEKPKYGEPKKYDPTFKGPIYNRGCTDIVCCILFIICILGYVAVGILAWSQGDPRKVIYPTDSRGQFCGQAGTPLETKPLLFYFNIMKCASPMVLLEFQCPTTQMCVEKCPDKFMTLLKAYANKEDFKYYKNFCKEGLEGLTVTQILSSGLCPAMLTPSKPFTRRCFPALGQKKGGEITVGNNSKFDDGEGNIRDAKDLVAGVKNATVVIEARQVAMKIFEDYTQSWYWILIGLVIAMLISLLFIVLLRFLAGIMVWVMIVMVILVIGYGIFHCSMEYVSLKSEAGSNVTLKDLGFQTDFSVYLHIRQTWLAFIIILAIVEVVIILLLIFLRNRILIAIALIKEASRAIGYVMSALFYPLFTFALLSIVIAYWAVTAVFLSTSNQPIYKVFNETACDHSRKICEPANFSTSSMKAECPDSKCLFAFYGGETVYHKYLIGLQFYNVFLFFWCANFVTALGQMTLAGAFASYYWALVKPDDMPAFPIFSSLGRSLRYHTGSLAFGSLILSIIQIIRVLLEYIDHKLQGTQNKCTKFLLCCLKCCFWCLEKFIKFINRNAYIMVAIYGKNFCTSAKDAFFLLMRNMIRVAVLDKVTDFLLFLGKLLIVGLVGIFAFFFFSGRVKAFENTAPNLHYYWVPILTVVVGSYLIAHGFFSVYAMCVDTLFLCFCEDLERNDGSLARPYYMSASLHDILSENKAVEETEEPTQSSLHQPDDQDVQLKQ
- the LOC106601353 gene encoding choline transporter-like protein 2 isoform X1, coding for MPEQPYYGKNGEPKKYDPTFKGPIYNRGCTDIVCCILFIICILGYVAVGILAWSQGDPRKVIYPTDSRGQFCGQAGTPLETKPLLFYFNIMKCASPMVLLEFQCPTTQMCVEKCPDKFMTLLKAYANKEDFKYYKNFCKEGLEGLTVTQILSSGLCPAMLTPSKPFTRRCFPALGQKKGGEITVGNNSKFDDGEGNIRDAKDLVAGVKNATVVIEARQVAMKIFEDYTQSWYWILIGLVIAMLISLLFIVLLRFLAGIMVWVMIVMVILVIGYGIFHCSMEYVSLKSEAGSNVTLKDLGFQTDFSVYLHIRQTWLAFIIILAIVEVVIILLLIFLRNRILIAIALIKEASRAIGYVMSALFYPLFTFALLSIVIAYWAVTAVFLSTSNQPIYKVFNETACDHSRKICEPANFSTSSMKAECPDSKCLFAFYGGETVYHKYLIGLQFYNVFLFFWCANFVTALGQMTLAGAFASYYWALVKPDDMPAFPIFSSLGRSLRYHTGSLAFGSLILSIIQIIRVLLEYIDHKLQGTQNKCTKFLLCCLKCCFWCLEKFIKFINRNAYIMVAIYGKNFCTSAKDAFFLLMRNMIRVAVLDKVTDFLLFLGKLLIVGLVGIFAFFFFSGRVKAFENTAPNLHYYWVPILTVVVGSYLIAHGFFSVYAMCVDTLFLCFCEDLERNDGSLARPYYMSASLHDILSENKAVEETEEPTQSSLHQPDDQDVQLKQ
- the LOC106601353 gene encoding choline transporter-like protein 2 isoform X3 — translated: MELEGEKPKYGEPKKYDPTFKGPIYNRGCTDIVCCILFIICILGYVAVGILAWSQGDPRKVIYPTDSRGQFCGQAGTPLETKPLLFYFNIMKCASPMVLLEFQCPTTQMCVEKCPDKFMTLLKAYANKEDFKYYKNFCKEGLEGLTVTQILSSGLCPAMLTPSKPFTRRCFPALGQKKGGEITVGNNSKFDDGEGNIRDAKDLVAGVKNATVVIEARQVAMKIFEDYTQSWYWILIGLVIAMLISLLFIVLLRFLAGIMVWVMIVMVILVIGYGIFHCSMEYVSLKSEAGSNVTLKDLGFQTDFSVYLHIRQTWLAFIIILAIVEVVIILLLIFLRNRILIAIALIKEASRAIGYVMSALFYPLFTFALLSIVIAYWAVTAVFLSTSNQPIYKVFNETACDHSRKICEPANFSTSSMKAECPDSKCLFAFYGGETVYHKYLIGLQFYNVFLFFWCANFVTALGQMTLAGAFASYYWALVKPDDMPAFPIFSSLGRSLRYHTGSLAFGSLILSIIQIIRVLLEYIDHKLQGTQNKCTKFLLCCLKCCFWCLEKFIKFINRNAYIMVAIYGKNFCTSAKDAFFLLMRNMIRVAVLDKVTDFLLFLGKLLIVGLVGIFAFFFFSGRVKAFENTAPNLHYYWVPILTVVVGSYLIAHGFFSVYAMCVDTLFLCFLEDLERNDGSVERPYLMSDRLLRVLNKKNKPEPAE